The Meriones unguiculatus strain TT.TT164.6M chromosome 6, Bangor_MerUng_6.1, whole genome shotgun sequence genome has a window encoding:
- the LOC110562495 gene encoding short-chain dehydrogenase/reductase family 16C member 6 codes for MNAVADTAIFFGKFLYYFLESLVFKIIPKGKKNVSGETVLITGAGSGLGRLLAIHFASHGANLVLWDINQEGNLETCRLAKEKGDVKVYAYKCDCSDRREVYRVADKVREEVGDVTILINNAGIVTGKPFLEIPDHMVEKSFLVNVMSHFWTCKAFLPAMIKANHGHLVCISSMAGLVGINGLSDYSSSKFAAFGFAESLFLELTMIKKTKVKSTIVCPYFIKTGMFEGCTTKYPLLLPLLEQEYAAKKVFNAILEEQVYLLIPKFSYVALILKQIISPKMMIALGEYLGMDSCMTSFTGRAKAKELHPEAERKEQ; via the exons ATGAATGCAGTGGCAGACACAGCCATCTTTTTTGGAAAGTTTCTATACTACTTTTTAGAATCTTTAGTCTTCAAGATAATCCCTAAAGGAAAAAAGAACGTTTCCGGAGAGACTGTACTTATAACAGGAGCTGGGAGTGGACTTGGAAGGTTACTGGCCATACATTTCGCCAGCCATGGGGCCAATTTAGTTCTCTGGGATATTAATCAAGAAGGCAATCTGGAAACATGTAGACTGGCCAAGGAAAAAGGTGACGTGAAAGTCTATGCTTATAAATGTGACTGCAGCGACAGGAGAGAGGTCTACAGGGTTGCTGACAAG GTTAGAGAAGAAGTCGGTGATGTCACAATTCTCATTAATAATGCAGGTATTGTAACAGGGAAGCCCTTCCTTGAGATTCCAGATCACATGGTGGAAAAATCATTTCTTGTCAATGTCATGTCTCACTTCTGG ACTTGTAAGGCCTTCCTTCCTGCCATGATTAAAGCTAACCACGGTCACCTGGTCTGTATTTCAAGCATGGCAGGGTTAGTCGGTATTAATGGACTATCAG ATTATTCTTCAAGCAAATTTGCAGCCTTTGGCTTTGCCGAATCTCTCTTCCTTGAATTAACTATGATAAAGAAAACTAAAGTTAAAAGCACCATTGTTTGCCCCTATTTCATCAAAACTGGAATGTTTGAAGGCTGTACAACCAA GTACCCACTTCTTTTACCTCTCCTGGAGCAGGAGTACGCGGCCAAAAAAGTTTTCAATGCTATTTTAGAGGAACAAGTTTACCTCCTCATACCCAAGTTTTCATATGTTGCATTGATTCTCAAACA gATAATATCTCCAAAAATGATGATTGCCCTTGGTGAGTACCTTGGCATGGACAGCTGTATGACTTCATTCACAGGGAGAGCAAAAGCAAAGGAACTGCATCCTgaagcagaaaggaaagagcAGTAG